In Lathamus discolor isolate bLatDis1 chromosome 12, bLatDis1.hap1, whole genome shotgun sequence, a genomic segment contains:
- the ACACB gene encoding acetyl-CoA carboxylase 2 isoform X1, which translates to MRSIRRWAYEMFRNERAIRFVVMVTPEDLKANAEYIKMADHYVPVPGGTNNNNYANVELIVDISKRIPVQAVWAGWGHASENPKLPELLQKNGIAFLGPPSEAMWALGDKVASTIVAQTLQIPTLPWSGSGLLAQRSEEGQKHQQMISIPLETYEQACIKDAEEGLEVAKRIGYPLMIKAAEGGGGKGIRKVEAVEEFGTCFRQVQAEAPGSPIFLMKLAQHARHLEVQVLADEYGHAISLFGRDCSIQRRHQKIIEEAPVSIAAPSVIEVMEQCAVSLAQRVGYVSAGTVEYLYSEDGSFHFLELNPRLQVEHPCTEMIADVNLPAAQLQIAMGIPLHRIKDIRVLYGESPWGDTSITFHSPTNTPVPRGHVIAARITSENPEEGFKPSSGTVQELNFRSSKNVWGYFSVAAAGGLHEFADSQFGHCFSWGENREEAISNMVVALKELSIRGDFRTTVEYLIKLLETESFQTNAIDTGWLDHLIAEKVQAEKPDTMLGLVCGALNVADAAFRTCMTDFLHTLERGQVLPAASLLNMVDVELIYEGVKYVLQVARQSLTTYVIIMNRTYIEIDVHRLNDGGLLLSYDGNSYTTYMKEEIDRYRLTIGNKTCDFEKEKDPTVLRSPSAGKLLQYTVDDGGHVDEGSVFAEIEVMKIIMTLTVEEAGRVHYIKRPGALLEPGCVIARLELDDPTKVKPAQPFTGGLPPQQTLPITGEKQHHVLRNVLENLTNVMNGYCLPEPYFSAKVKEWVAQLMKTLRDPSLPLLELQEIMTSISGRIPLSVEKSIRKVMAQYASNITSVLCRFPSQQIASVLDTHAATLQRKAEREVFFMNTQSLVQLVQRYRSGILGYMKAVVLDLLRRYLQVETQFQHAHYDKCVISLREQCKPDMTPVLESIFSHAQVAKKNLLVIMLIDQLCGRDPTLTDELTAILNELTQLSKTEHSKVALRARQVLIASHLPSYELRHNQVESIFLSSIDMYRHEFSPENLKKLILSETTIFDVLPIFFYHTNQAVRMAALEVYVRRGYLAYELNSLQHRQLSDGTCLVEFQFMLPSSHPNMMSVPISISNPDLARHSTELFMDSGFSPLSQRLGAMVAFDRFEDFTRNFDEVMSCFANPPSESAFFNEPRATIYEEEEAKNIHEEPIHILNVALRWADHAEDEKLVPIFRAFAQSKKKFLVDCGIRRITFLIAQQREFPKFFTFRARDEFAEDRIYRHLEPALAFQLELSRMRNFDLTAIPCANHKMHLYLGAARVQVGTEATDYRFFIRAIVRHSDFITKEASFEYLQNEGERLLLEAMDELEVAFSNTVVRTDCNHIFLNFVPTVIMDPSKIEESVRSVVMRYGSRLWKLRVLQAEVKINIRLTPTAKAIPIRLFLTNESGYYLDISLYKEVKDPTTGSIMFQSYGDKRGQQHGMLINTAYVTKDLLQAKRFQAQSLGTTYVYDFPEMLRQALSKLWGSSQQYRKDILTYTELVLDSQGQLVQMNRAPGGNQVGMVAFKMKLKTPEYPKGRDIVLICNDITHRIGSFGPEEDLVFLRASELARAEGIPRVYIAANSGARIGFADEIKHMFQVAWVDPEDPYKGFKYLYLTPQDYTRVSTMNSVHCEHVEEGGESRYVLRDIIGKENGFGVENLRAAGTIAGESSRAYDEIVTISMVSCRAIGIGAYLVRLGQRVIQVENSHIILTGVTALNKVLGREVYTSNNQLGGVQIMHNNGVSHVTVPDDFEGVYTILQWLSYMPKDNRSPVPIIAITDPVEREIDFIPSKVPYDPRWMLAGRPHPTIKGTWQSGFFDQGSFMEIMRPWAQTVVVGRARLGGLPVGVIAVETRTVEVTIPADPANLDSEAKIVQQAGQVWFPDSAFKTAQAIRDFNREHLPLMIFANWRGFSSGMKDMYDQMLKFGAFIVDSLRDFKQPVLVYIPPHAELRGGSWVVIDSTINPLYVELYADKESRAGILEPGGAVEIKFRKKDLVKTMRRIDTVYAKLAEQLGTPELSEAQRKELEQQLKAREELLLPMYYQVALHFADLHDTPGRMQEKGVITDILEWKNARSFLYWRLRRLLLEEVVKAEVLKANRELSHIRIQSMLRRWFMETEGAEKGYLWDNNQVVVEWLEKHMQEDESTQSAIRENIKYLQRDYVLKRIRSLVQTNPEVTMDCIIQVAQHLSPAQKAQAVHLLSTVDNNSPS; encoded by the exons ATGCGCTCCATCCGCCGCTGGGCCTATGAGATGTTCCGAAACGAGCGTGCCATTCGGTTCGTGGTCATGGTCACCCCCGAGGACCTCAAGGCTAACGCAG AGTACATCAAGATGGCAGATCACTACGTGCCTGTCCCCGGGGGGACCAACAACAACAACTATGCCAACGTGGAGCTGATCGTGGACATTTCCAAACGGATCCCAGTCCAG GCGGTGTGGGCTGGCTGGGGCCATGCCTCGGAGAACCCCAAGCTGCCAGAGCTGCTACAGAAAAACGGGATAGCTTTCCTAG GTCCCCCCAGTGAAGCCATGTGGGCCCTGGGGGATAAAGTCGCTTCCACCATCGTGGCTCAGACGCTGCAGATCCCCACACTGCCTTGGAGCGGGAGTG GTCTGCTGGCCCAGCGGTCGGAGGAGGGCCAGAAGCATCAGCAGATGATCAGCATCCCCCTCGAGACATATGAGCAGGCCTGCATAAAGGATGCGGAGGAAGGCCTGGAG GTGGCCAAGAGGATCGGCTACCCACTGATGATCAAGGCAGCAGAAGGCGGTGGGGGAAAAGGCATCCGGAAAGTGGAAGCAGTGGAAGAATTTGGCACCTGCTTCCGGCAG GTGCAGGCAGAGGCCCCCGGCTCCCCCATCTTCCTGATGAAGCTGGCACAGCACGCGCGGCACCTGGAGGTGCAGGTGCTGGCTGACGAGTACGGCCACGCCATCTCCCTCTTCGGCCGAGACTGCTCCATCCAGCGCCGGCACCAGAAGATCATTGAGGAAGCGCCCGTCAGCATCGCGGCACCCTCCGTCATCGAGGTGATGGAGCAG TGTGCGGTCAGCCTGGCGCAGAGGGTGGGTTACGTGAGCGCGGGCACCGTCGAGTACCTCTACAGTGAAGACGGGAGCTTCCACTTCCTCGAGCTGAACCCGCGCCTGCAGGTGGAGCATCCTTGCACAGAGATGATTGCGGATGTGAACCTCCCTGCTGCCCAGCTCCAG ATCGCAATGGGCATCCCCTTGCACAGGATAAAAGACATCCGGGTGCTGTACGGGGAGAGCCCCTGGGGCGACACATCCATCACCTTCCACAGCCCCACCAACACCCCCGTGCCCAGGGGCCACGTCATTGCTGCCCGCATCACCAGTGAGAACCCCGAGGAG GGTTTCAAGCCCAGCTCGGGGACAGTGCAGGAGCTGAACTTCCGCAGCAGTAAGAACGTGTGGGGGTACTTCAGCGTGGCAGCAGCTGGGGGGCTGCATGAATTTGCTGATTCCCAGTTTGGGCACTGCTTCTCATGGGGGGAGAACCGGGAAGAGGCCATCTC GAACATGGTGGTCGCCCTGAAGGAGCTCTCTATCCGTGGGGATTTCCGGACCACGGTGGAGTATCTGATTAAACTGCTGGAGACGGAGAGCTTCCAGACCAACGCGATAGACACGGGCTGGCTGGACCACCTCATCGCTGAGAAAGTGCAG GCAGAGAAGCCGGACACGATGCTGGGGCTCGTCTGCGGCGCCCTGAACGTTGCTGATGCTGCCTTCAGGACGTGCATGACCGACTTCCTGCACACCTTAGAGAG AGGGCAGGTCCTGCCAGCAGCCTCCTTGCTGAACATGGTTGACGTGGAGCTCATCTATGAGGGCGTGAAGTATGTTCTCCAG GTTGCCCGTCAGTCCCTGACGACGTACGTCATCATCATGAACCGCACTTACATAGAGATCGACGTGCACCGGCTCAATGACGGCGGGCTGCTGCTCTCCTATGATGGTAACAGCTACACCACCTACATGAAGGAGGAGATCGACAG GTACCGGCTCACCATCGGCAACAAAACGTGTGACTTCGAGAAGGAGAAGGACCCAACGGTGCTGCGCTCGCCCTCGGCGGGGAAGCTGCTGCAGTACACGGTGGATGATGGTGGCCATGTGGATGAAGGGAGCGTGTTTGCAGAGATCGAG GTGATGAAGATCATCATGACACTGACGGTGGAGGAGGCCGGGCGGGTGCACTACATCAAGCGGCCGGGTGCGCTGCTGGAGCCGGGCTGTGTCATAGCCCGGCTCGAGCTGGATGATCCCACCAAAGTGAAGCCT GCTCAGCCATTCACGGGGGGGCTCCCACCCCAGCAGACCCTCCCCATCACTGGGGAGAAGCAGCACCATGTTCTCCGCAACGTGCTGGAGAATCTCACCAATGTCATGAACGGGTACTGCCTGCCCGAGCCCTACTTCAGTGCCAAG GTGAAGGAATGGGTGGCCCAGCTGATGAAGACCCTGCGGGACCCATCCCTGCccctcctggagctgcaggagatcATGACCAGCATTTCAGGCCGGATCCCGCTGTCCGTGGAGAAGTCCATCCGGAAGGTGATGGCGCAGTACGCCAGCAACATCACCTCCGTGCTCTGCCGCTTTCCCAGCCAGCAG atCGCCAGTGTTCTGGACACCCACGCGGCCACGCTGCAGAGGAAGGCTGAACGGGAGGTCTTCTTCATGAACACACAGAGCTTGGTGCAGCTGGTGCAGAG GTACCGCAGTGGCATCCTGGGCTACATGAAGGCAGTGGTGCTGGACCTGCTGAGACGCTACCTGCAAGTGGAGACGCAGTTCCAGCATG CTCACTATGACAAGTGCGTCATCAGCCTGCGGGAGCAGTGCAAACCCGACATGACCCCGGTGCTGGAGAGCATCTTCTCTCATGCCCAGGTGGCAAAGAAGAACCTGCTGGTGATCATGTTAATT GACCAGCTCTGTGGCCGTGACCCCACGCTGACGGATGAGCTGACGGCCATCCTCAACGAGCTGACGCAGCTCAGCAAGACCGAGCACTCCAAAGTGGCCCTGAGAGCCCGGCAG GTGCTCATTGCCTCTCACCTGCCTTCCTACGAGCTGCGGCACAACCAGGTGGAATCCATCTTCCTCTCCTCTATCGACATGTACAGACACGAGTTCTCCCCTGAAAACCTGAAG AAACTGATCCTCTCGGAAACCACCATCTTCGATGTCCTCCCCATCTTCTTCTACCACACCAACCAGGCGGTACGCATGGCGGCACTGGAG GTCTATGTGCGACGCGGGTACCTCGCCTACGAGCTGAACAGCCTGCAGCACCGCCAGCTCTCGGATGGCACCTGCCTCGTGGAGTTCCAGTTCATGCTGCCCTCCTCCCACCCAAACAT GATGTCTGTCCCCATCAGCATATCCAACCCTGACCTGGCCCGGCACAGCACTGAGCTCTTCATGGACAGTGGCTTTTCTCCCCTGAGCCAGCGGTTGGGAGCTATGGTGGCCTTTGACAGATTTGAGGACTTCAccag GAACTTCGATGAAGTGATGTCCTGTTTTGCCAACCCACCTTCGGAGAGTGCCTTCTTCAACGAGCCGCGAGCCACcatctatgaggaggaggaggccaaG AACATCCACGAGGAACCAATCCATATCCTCAACGTCGCGCTCCGCTGGGCCGACCATGCCGAAGACGAGAAGCTGGTGCCCATCTTCAGGGCCTTTGCCCAGTCCAAG AAAAAGTTCCTCGTTGACTGCGGTATCCGGAGAATCACGTTTCTCATTGCCCAGCAG AGAGAATTCCCGAAGTTCTTCACGTTCAGAGCCAGGGATGAG TTTGCAGAGGACCGCATCTACCGGCACCTGGAGCCGGCCCTGGCCTTCCAGCTGGAGCTGAGCCGCATGCGCAACTTCGACCTGACGGCCATCCCCTGCGCCAACCACAAGATGCATCTGTACCTGGGGGCGGCCAGGGTGCAGGTGGGCACCGAGGCCACCGACTACCGCTTCTTCATCCGCGCCATCGTGCGCCACTCGGACTTCATCACCAAG GAGGCTTCCTTCGAGTACCTGCAGAATGAGGGCGAGCGCCTGCTCCTGGAGGCGATGGATGAGCTGGAGGTGGCCTTCAGCAACACCGTTGTGCGCACCGACTGCAACCACATCTTCCTCAACTTCGTCCCCACAGTCATCATGGACCCCTCCAAG ATCGAGGAGTCGGTGCGGTCCGTGGTGATGCGCTATGGCAGCCGGCTCTGGAAGCTGCGGGTGCTGCAGGCCGAGGTGAAAATCAACATCCGCCTGACGCCCACTGCCAAGGCCATCCCCATCCGCCTCTTCCTGACCAATGAGTCCGGCTACTACCTGGACATCAGCCTCTACAAGGAAGTGAAGGACCCCACCACCGGCAGT ATCATGTTTCAGTCGTACGGGGACAAGCGAGGGCAGCAGCACGGGATGCTCATCAACACTGCCTATGTCACCAAGGACCTGCTCCAGGCCAAGCGGTTCCAGGCGCAGTCCTTGGGCACCACCTACGTGTATGACTTCCCGGAGATGCTCCGGCAG GCTCTCTCCAAGCTGTGGGGCTCCTCACAGCAGTACCGCAAGGACATCCTGACCTATACCGAGCTGGTGCTGGACTCGCAGGGGCAGCTTGTGCAGATGAACAGGGCTCCTGGAGGGAATCAG GTTGGGATGGTGGCTTTCAAAATGAAGCTGAAGACCCCCGAGTACCCGAAGGGCCGGGACATCGTGCTCATCTGCAACGACATCACGCACAGGATCGGCTCCTTCGGGCCGGAGGAGGACCTGGTCTTCCTGCGGGCCTCGGAGCTGGCGCGGGCCGAGGGCATCCCTCGCGTCTACATCGCTGCCAACAGCGGCGCCCGCATCGGCTTTGCTGACGAGATAAAGCACATGTTCCAGGTGGCCTGGGTGGACCCTGAGGACCCTTACAAG GGCTTCAAGTACCTGTACCTGACCCCCCAGGACTACACGAGGGTCAGCACCATGAACTCGGTGCACTGTGAGCATGTGGAGGAAGGGGGCGAGTCCAG GTATGTCCTCCGGGACATCATCGGGAAGGAAAATGGATTTGGGGTGGAAAACCTGAGAGCTGCTGGTACCATTGCGGGGGAGTCTTCTCGTGCTTACGATGAAATAGTGACCATCAGCATG GTGTCCTGTCGCGCCATCGGGATCGGTGCGTACCTGGTGAGGCTGGGCCAGCGCGTCATTCAGGTGGAGAACTCCCACATCATCCTCACTGGTGTCACCGCTCTCAATAAG GTGCTGGGCCGTGAAGTTTACACCTCCAACAACCAGCTGGGAGGGGTGCAGATCATGCACAACAACGGCGTTTCCCATGTCACCGTCCCGGATGACTTCGAGGGGGTCTACACCATCCTGCAGTGGCTCTCGTACATGCCCAAG GACAACCGGAGCCCAGTGCCCATCATTGCCATAACTGACCCCGTTGAAAGAGAAATCGATTTTATCCCTTCCAAAGTCCCTTATGATCCCAGGTGGATGCTGGCAGGGAGACCCCATCCAA caatCAAGGGGACCTGGCAGAGCGGCTTCTTCGACCAGGGCAGCTTCATGGAGATCATGAGGCCATGGGCTCAGACAGTTGTGGTTGGCAGAGCAAG gctgggaggTCTCCCTGTGGGTGTCATCGCCGTCGAGACCCGCACCGTGGAGGTGACCATACCTGCGGACCCGGCCAACCTGGACTCGGAGGCAAAG ATAGTCCAGCAGGCCGGGCAGGTCTGGTTCCCAGACTCGGCTTTTAAAACAGCCCAGGCTATTCGGGACTTCAACCGGGAGCATCTCCCGCTCATGATCTTCGCCAACTGGAGAGGCTTCTCCAGCGGCATGAAAG ACATGTACGACCAAATGCTGAAGTTCGGTGCCTTTATTGTCGATAGCCTGCGGGACTTCAAGCAGCCCGTCCTGGTCTACATCCCACCGCATGCAGAGCTGCGGGGGGGCTCCTGGGTGGTCATCGACTCCACCATCAACCCCCTGTACGTGGAGCTCTATGCGGACAAGGAGAGCAG GGCAGGCATTTTGGAGCCTGGAGGAGCAGTGGAGATTAAGTTTAGGAAGAAAGATCTGGTGAAGACCATGAGAAGGATCGATACAGTCTATGCCAAGCTGGCTGAGCAGCTGG GGACCCCCGAGCTGTCCGAGGCGCAGCgcaaggagctggagcagcagctcaagGCCCGGGAGGAGCTCCTGCTGCCCATGTACTATCAGGTGGCCCTGCACTTCGCTGACCTGCACGACACCCCGGGCCGCATGCAGGAGAAAGGCGTCATCACG GACATCCTGGAGTGGAAGAACGCCCGCTCCTTCCTCTACTGGCGCCTGCGccggctgctgctggaggaagtGGTGAAGGCTGAGGTCCTGAAGGCAAACAGGGAGCTGAGCCACATCCGCATCCAGTCCATGCTGCGGCGCTGGTTCATGGAGACGGAAGGAGCTGAGAAG GGCTACCTCTGGGACAACAACCAggtggtggtggagtggctGGAGAAGCACATGCAAGAGGATGAAAGCACGCAGTCAGCCATCCGGGAGAACATCAAGTACCTGCAGCGGGACTACGTGCTCAAGCGCATCCGGAG CTTGGTCCAAACCAACCCCGAGGTGACCATGGACTGCATCATCCAGGTGGCTCAGCACCTCAGCCCTGCACAGAAGGCCCAGGCTGTCCATCTCCTCTCAACGGTGGATAACAACAGCCCGTCTTGA